In the Gracilimonas sp. genome, GCGATGGCGAACGAAGTGCTCTACAACGCAACGCGGGGTATCAGTGATCTTATCCTGATGCCGGGTCTGATTAACCTTGACTTTGCTGACGTTCGCACAACTATGAGCGATGGTGGAGCTGCCATTATGGGATCGGCTACTGCTGAAGGTGCCGACCGTGCAGAGAAAGCCGCTCGTGCTGCGATCAACTCTCCGCTGTTGGATGGAGTAAGCATCCGTGGAGCACGCAACGTGCTGGTAAACATTTCGGCCGGTTCCAACCTTGGAATGCGCGAAACTACCACTGCTACCAATATCATCCATGATGAGGCCGGTGAAAATGCTGAAATCATACTCGGTACCGTATTGGATGAGAACTTCGGTGAAGACATCCGCGTGACTGTTATAGCCACCGGATTTGATCTAGCCGAAGACCGAACCACTGCGAAAGTAGCCAGCAATGATAAGAGCTCGCTGAATAAAGCAGCTGAAAATGCTCAGGCTAACATGCAGACCAACAGTAAGAAACCCGATGTACCCAATCGCTTTCAGCGTGGTACCGGTGATTACTACAAAGGCGAAAACAACCTTAAAAAATTAGACACTCCATCTTACCTGCGTCGAGATCTAAACGTTCGCAAACAGGAAGATAGCATTGAAGTCCCTGATGAAGAGGAGCAAAAGAATGATGCGCAGGACAACATCGCGCCATTCCAGAGCCGCACGGAACGCATCCGCAAGGATGACACCGACCAGCCGGCTTTCCTCCGAAAAATCATGGATTAAGGAGTTGCCATTGAAGCGGTTCACCCCCGATGCCATGGGAATGGTATCTCTATGAACCATTGAATTTTACTGGAATATAGCTTCATTCAAGCTATAGATTGCTAACAATAGAAGAAGCCTCTTGATCGGGGCTTCTTTTTTATGAAATAGAATTAATTTTACTTATCAATTCTTGGCTTTTTTCATCAAACTCTTTCCTTGTTTTTTCATTTATAAAGTCCAATGCTTCTATTAATGTATCCTTTCCATCAACAGTTAAACTTTCAGCATTATTTAAAACTTCTTCAAAAACATCTAAATCATTTTCTATGGTTGAGTATTCCACATCATGGATAGCTTGACTTAACATTGATTGAACAAGATGCTTTAATGAAGCTTCAAATTCTCCATTTCTATAACTAATTCTACTTTGATATCTGCTCACATCCGACAAAGTGAGTGCCAAATCCTCAGTTTTTGATCTAGTGAATTTGTCAAGATTTGATATTTTATCACTAATCATTTCTTTCAACTTTGTGACCTCCTCTGATAGCTCTTTATTATATTTGTTTTCTAGCTCTATTAACTTATTATCAAATTCTTGAACAATCCTTTTCTTTTCATTCTTAAATAAATTATTCTGAGTAAGCCAATTTGCTCCAGCAAATATTAAGACAAGTCCAACAACTCCTCCCAAGCTAAACCATACTGTATTCCTTACTTCTTTAACATGATCTTTCATTAGACTTACCTCTTGTTCAAGAAGTCGATTTTCAACTTGCTCTTCCCTTAAAATATCTTTTAGATCAATGCTATCCTCAGAAATTTGCGGTTGCCCCATTTGTACGAACCCAAAAAATACTATCAATCCAATTTTAAGCATATCATTAACTATGTATTAGAATTTCATTGAATATACTTTGTTTAGGTTTTTAATCAAGAAATGAAAAGCTGTTCTACCCTTTACCTGCTAGTACATGATTATTTAGATTTCTCCCGCTGGTCAAAATGACAAAAAGAGTCTGATAAAAAGTAGTGCTGTCATCTCGAACGAATGTGAGAGATCTATGGATTTATTACATTCATGGTTATCACCAATGATAAATGATTCACATATGAATAGAGTACTTATCAGTTTACCGACTTTTTTAGCCCTCATATCAATTGCCTTATTAACCAGTTGCACGCAGGTGAACCCCCAACAGGAAAAAGAAGCGCTGACAAAGTTATTGGGTGAGTTTTTGGAAAATGTAGATGATCCCAAAATGCACGACCGGTTGTGGGCCGAAGACTTGGTTTACACTGGCTCTGCAGGTACCCGCCATGGAAAGGATGTGATCATGGATGGCATGCAGGAATCGGAATCTGAAACCTCTCAATCAGCAGGTCCGAAGTATTCTTATGATAGTCTCCATGTGAAAGTTTTCGGTAAAACCGCAGCCCTCACTTTCCGGTTAATAGCTGAAACACCCGATGATACTTTATGTTATCTGAACAGTGGTTTTTTCGAGAAACGAGACGGAAAATGGAAAGCGGTTGTCTGGCAGGCTACCCGAATGGCGGATTCTTCCGATGATTAAGTCAGATTTTATTTGATCAGCAACATTTTTTTGGTCATAACCAGTCCTTTATACTTTAACTGATAGAAATATACTCCTGATGAAAGGTTACCGGCATCAAAAGTAACGGTATGAGAACCAGCACTTAACCTATCATCCCTCAAAGTTGCTACTTCCCGGCCAAGTGTGTTATACACTTTAAGGGAAACATTCCCGGCCCGTGGCATGCTAAACTGAATGTTGGTTGTCGGATTGAAAGGATTTGGATAGTTCTGGGATAACTCAAAATCAGCAGGAATTTCTGTTTTGGGTTCCGGCTCGTTAGAAATAGCCAATTCCAATTCTATATCTATCATTTCAGCTATGGTACTATCACTGAGAGCGTAGCTGAATATCTGCACTTCATCTATCTCTCCATAAAAAGGTTGATTTCCTTCAGCATTGTTTCCAATATAAAGATCGGAGTCTGATACAGTAATCAGTCCTTTATAATCGTCATATCTTACAAGCTGACCATTCAGATATAAACGCACTCTCTCTCCATCATAAGTAGCAGCCACATGAAACCATTCTCCGGGTTTAATTTGGGGAGCACCGAAAGTGAGTTCTACATCATCAAGTTGAAACCTGATTTTTTCTCCAATTTTATCTTCTGAATGTCCTGCTATCGAATGATCAACTATTTCAATAGTGTATCTGTCATATTCTTCATCCTTTCTTGAAATAATGGTGCTCGTGGGATAATCTTCTCCTTCACTTCTCATGTTTACCCATGCGGTAAGACTCAAAGCATTAAAAACAGAATCCAGCGACGCATTACTATCTTCTATAAAAACAGCGTCATCAATTCCATCAAAAGAATACGCCGATTCTGTATTTCCCAACCTGTCTTCAGCAAAATCTCCACCATCACTTTTTACTAACAGTTCCGAGCTACTTGAATCGGTAAAACTGCCGCTAAATGAGAGCTGAAGCAAGTTCTGAGCCTCCAAATTATATCCTCTGAATCTATCCTGGTAGAACTCATCAATGGCACTCTCGGAGACAGCATAATTATAGATCTTTACTTCATCTATGGATCCCTTGAAAGGTTCCGTACCCTCCTGATTGTTTCCAATTAAAATATCAGATTTTCCCATTTCTAATCGACCAGAATATCTGCCACTGGAAACCAATTCACCATTCAGGTAAACATGCATCATATTGTTTCCAAAGGTAGCGGTTATCATATACCACTCCCCTCTTTTCAAAGACAGATCCGGGTAAGCTTCAAGTCTCGCGCTGTTAATATTGAAGAATATCTGTTTGGTCACACCCAAATAAAATTGTCCGTATTCGGAGGAGTCTTTTCTGTGTACAATCGACATGTGATTGTCAGACTCATTTAGTTTTACCCAGGCATTTATGGTCAGCCCTTCATACAATGAGTCTAATTCGGACGTATTATCTATAACTCTTATTACATCATCTCCTGAAAAAGAAAATGCCGAGTTGTTATAATCGAACCTGCCTTTTGCTGGTTTGGCACCAATATTCTCCGTGTCATTATAATTTGCAGAGGAATCAATCACTGACCCACTGAAAGGAAGATAGACTAACTGTTCTTTTTTGAACTTTCTTCCTTCGGTATATAAATCATAAAATGACTTCATGGTACTGTCTTCAATCACATAATTATAAAGACGCACGTCATCAACAGAACCTGCAAAGCCCTGTTCATTATTGCCATAGATTGCTTTACCACCTATATATAAATCAGAATCATTAACACTTAAGCTTGTCTCGTAAGTTGAAACACTGAGTAAATCTCCGTTTAAAAAAGTTTTCAGGCTATCTCCGTTAAAGGTAAATCCCAAGTGTATCCAATGCCCTTCTACAATATCTGTTGAAGAAACTGCGGTCGTTTTTCCGTTTATCGTAAATGCTAATGAGTTTTTAAAATACCCTCTTGTCGCTTTACGAATTTCCACCTCAAATTTATCTGATATCCCTTCATCTTCCCTTGAAAGCAGCACACTATAGGAGCCGGTACCATTCAATGATTTTATTTTCACCCAGGATGAAAAAGTGAACCCTTTATAGAGAGAATCAATTCTGTTGTCTGTATCGTTATAGGTAATAAAATCTTCCTGGTCCAAGGAAAATGCTCTATCATCATTATTGAAACGATCCGTTGTCAGACTACCGCCTGCTATTGAAATATCATTATCAATGTCTGCCTGATCTGTAACTGAGCCTTCAAATGGGAGATAAGTCAGAACAGACTCCTGTGGTTGGTCAAACTCGAATTCATAATCAATAACCGAATTCTGAATCTCATTTTCAGTGAGCACATAATTGTATAAGGCAATATCATCTAAAGCTCCCTCAAAATTTCTCTCAAAGTTCAAATCACTGCCTAAATAAAATTCTCTTTCATTCCCGATATTTTTCTTTTCAATTCCTATATGTCGAATAAGCCTGGTATTCTGGTCTTTTTTTCCATTAATAAATAATTCAGGTTTTTCTCCGTCATAAGTAATTGCAACGTTTACCCATTGATTTTGAGGAAGCTGGTTCTTCTTCTCGAGTCTCATATCCCTGGTATAAAATTTCAAATACCCGCCTTCCTCCATTTCCAAGACAAACCCCGGGTAATCTCCATAGGTATTAAAAGGCACCCCTGCTATTATCTGCTCGACATCTTTAGTTGCATATGAATCCAAATATAGCCAGGTAGACAGAGTAAATTCTTCCCTGTTATCAAATGTTTGATAAAACTTTTCATCAGAAATACGGATTGGCTTCTCAGCATTTTTGAAATCATAGGCCTGATTCTCAGATCCAAACCTATCCTTTATAAATGTTCCATCACCTTTTCCAGTCTCACTAAATTCATATATGGGATACTGGAAAAAGCTGGAGTCTGCTATGGTATTAGAGAAAGATATGTCTACAATTTTTTCATCAATTATTGGTCGTACATCTGCAGCCTTGCGAATAGTATTCACATCAACTACATGATCATAAATTTTAAGATCATCCATCCGGCCTATATACTTTTGATCGGAAAAGCGGGTAGAGCCAATTGTTATAGGCGAATCCGATGCTGATTTAAACCATCTTTCTCCCTCAGCGTTTAATTCACCATTAATATATGTTTTGAAGTCCCCATTCTTCATGGTAACAGCAAGATGGAGCCATTGATCATTTTCCACCAGGAAATTACCCCCACCAACACCGCCGGCCCTGACATGAAGAAACCCTACATTATTAATGCCAAAATGATACCCTTCGCTCTTCCAGTAATCATCTATAAACTCATCATAGCGTTCTAAAAACATTGATCTGGATATATACTCGGGAAAACCTTCCACTTTAAACCACAACATAAATGTTATTCCTGTGCTGTTACTTATACTATCCAACGCATTATCGGTATCTGCAATCGTGATCGCATCGTCAATCCCATCGAAATAGAAGGCACTGTTTGGATTTCCGTTTCGGTCTTCAACATATTGACCACCTTCCACGGTTATATCAGGATTCAAGCCCGTAGAATCAACTACAGAATTTTCAAAGGCCAGATGCAACACCGGTTCGGAGTCCTCACTCTGAGCGAAAATATTTGAGGCCGGCAACAACAAAATGAAGAGCAATAGAATGAAGAAAGGCTGTTCTCTTAAACATGATAAGTGATACTTCATAGTCTCTTAACTTATTAATAAATGGAATAACATCTGCACTAAGATTATTCTTATCTCTCAGAAAAACAACTTGATCGACGATAATTTAATTAATGTGGATCAAGTTCATTCCCGATCACTTCCAATACCCTTTTCCCCCAATTCTCCCAATTCATATGATTTTTATACCGGCTATACGCTTGCAGGGATATTTTTTTATATCTGTCTTCATTTTTATGAACAGCTATAATCCAATCAGCTACTTCTTCCGGACTTTGTGACGATCTGCATATAAATCCTGTTTCGCCATCAACCACGGCCTCTGGTACCCCGCCGGTTTCAGAACCAATAGATGGAAGTCCGTATGAAGCCGCTTCTATAAACGACATTCCAACACACTCGGCTTTGGTAGGCATAATGAAAAATGTAGCATCTTTATACAGCTGATGTAACTGCTTTCTGCCCTCTTCTTTTTCTTTATCTACAAATCCGACGACTTTTATCTCCTCTGGTTTATCGGCAATTTCCGGTTCACAACCCACAATGTATAATTCGGCACCCACTCCTTTTTTCGTCAAAGCTCGCAGGACTTCCACTGCAAACGGACCACCTTTTTCTTCCCAGCGAATCCCTACAAACAACAACTTTACTTTTGAGGAATGTTGACGATTCTCAACTATGTCATTTAACTCACTCTCTGTAATATTTGTATCCAAGTTTGGCCCATAAGGAATCACCTCAATTTTCTTTGAGGGAACTCCGTAGTCCTTCATCGCAGAATCAGCGAGCCAGTTCAGAGGTAAAATCAATTTTATCGCTTTTTCAAAGGCTTTTTGCTCCAAATGTTTAGCCTCCTTTATACTCAGAGGATGAAGATTGGAGTGACTTCCATACACTTCATTTAGCAGGGTGAATGTCGCATCGGCGGTTAGATATAATGGTAAATTACTCTTCAGATAAGCCATTTCAGGATTCATCAGAGAAGCCAGAAGAACATCCGGATTTGAATCAGTAATTTTTTGATCAACGATCGAAGCCATCCGTTTCGCAAGCCTGACATCATATTGATATTTGTACACTTTTCCGGAAAGTAAGCGGAGCAGCCTACCTTTTATTTTGGGAATTATTTTATACTTGGAATCAACAGGCCCCAATGGAATAACTTCTTCAAAGCTATTCTCCAACGCTTTGTACATATAGTAATGCGTACCGGAATAAGCTTTACGGTTTAAAGGATTTTGCTTTGTGATGTAGCCTATTCTCATTTCACCAATCTAATTAATTCGATCCCGGATATAGATTACTATAAAATTCCCCAGATTAACCGACTTGCCATAAGAATCGCAAGTACAGCAAACCCCCACTGCAGGTATGTTCGGTTTATCTTGTGGTTGAGCATTGCTCCTCCAAAACCACCTGCCAATCCTCCTAAGGAAAGAGGCAAAGCTGCACCAAAATCTACATATCCGACCGAAAACCCGGTAATGCCAGAAATAGCTCCTGGTTCAAACGCCAGCTGCATCCAACCGGAGGTAACCATAATGATCATGGCCAGGTGAGAAACACTTACTGCTTTCCGAAAGGGTTGTTTGTAAAACAGGTTCATAATAGGAACCATAATTCCGCCACCGCCTACTCCGGCTAAAGCCGCTACAAACCCTCCCGCTCCGCCAGTAATGGACGTTTCTTTGAGACCCATTTTTGTGTATTCACGGTCATACTCATCATCCTTGTCATTCCCCCTGCGAAACATCATAAAAGCAGCATAGAGAAGCATACAGCTAAAAAAGATGACGAATTCTGTGCGACTGTAATAGGGAGAAGTAATCAGTAACTTTCCCAGATAAACGCCAACCGCTCCCAGCACACCCAGTTTAATCCCCTCCACCCAGAAGATGTGTTTTTGCATATATTGTCTCACCGTGCTCCCAAATGCAGCTACAAAAGTACAAAATAGCCCAGAAGCTACCGTCCAGAGTACCGGATTTTCCACCCCTTCGGCTTCAAACAAAAAGAAGAGTACTGGTGTAAAAATGATACCGCCACCGATACCCATCAACCCGGCCAGAATGCCCGCTGCCAACCCTATAATTAATAGAATGAAAATCTCAACCAAGAATAATCTCCCCTTTAAGATAGGTAACTGCTTTACCCAGAATCTCCGCACGATCGCCTTTCATCCTGCAGGTCAAATTTCCAACACGCTTTGAAATCTGCCGGGCTTCCAGCTCCTCTTTTTTAAGCTTCTGACTCCAGTATGGTGCTGTTTTCGTATGGGCTGAACCGGTCACAGGATCTTCATCAATCCCCGATTGGGGAGCAAAAAAGCGGGAAACAAAGTCTACTTCATCTCCGGGAGCTGTCACAATGATTCCGCGGGCATCCACTTCGTTCAGCATGCGGAAATCAGGCTGAAGGCTGGCTACTTCTTCTTCGGAGTCAAGCACCACCATATAGTCATCCGACTTATATACATCAGAGGTCCGCTCAATACCCAGCGCCTGGAACAGGATAGCCGGACCCTCTGCTTGCTCTGGATGAACCGCCGGAAAGTTCATAGACAACCGGCCCCCTTCCTTTTTAACCGTCAACAAGCCACTGCGGGTTTTGAAAATGACCTCATTCTTGTCGTACCCTAATTCCTCAAACAGGATATGGCCGGCAGCTAAAGTAGCATGTCCGCATAAATCTACCTCAACCGCCGGAGTAAACCACCGCAAGCGATAGCCGTCTCCTTCTTCAACAAAAAAGGCGGTTTCAGACAAATTGTTTTCAGCAGCTATATTCTGCATTTGCTTATCCGAAAGCCACTCCTCCAACGGAACTACGGCAGCAGGATTCCCTCCAAATTGATGGTCTGTAAATGCATCGGCCTGATAGATCGGTAGTTTCATAAGCTTCTCTCGATTAGTTGTGCTGAAATGTAGGGGCATTTTGCATGGATGTAAAATAGAGGATTGATTTTTAATGACCTTTAGCCACCATTCCTAAGCAGGTAAGAATCTGGAAATTTTAAAAATATACTTTTATAAACTAACCACATCTCGGGCATTCACCGCGAGATAACTTTTTCCTATTCTACCCATACAATAAAAACTTAATAACCAACTTATAGCAGGCTTGAATCCGAAAACACGCAAAGAATTCCAGTCAACGATTCTTAACTTGCGTGAGCTAGGTTTATTTACAACTCATTAATGCTGAGTTCTTCGTGTTTTCTTGAGTTTTTGGTTCGTTTTGGGTCAAGCCAAAATGAACAAGAGAAATTGGCACAAATCATAACTTTGGCAAAAGTACATCCTAAATCATCTTCGACATACAACCATATTCCCCTTATCTTTGTAGAATAAAGTAAAGGCAATTAAAACCCCTGAATGAAACTTTACCCTAATACTCTTTTAGAAAAACTCGGTTTTGATCAAATTCGGCAAGCCACGCTGGAATTAACCCAATCGGTGCGTTCAAAAGAACTTGTGGAGTCGCTCTCTCCTTCTTCCAGCAAACAACGGGTGGAATTATTGACTGAGCAGACCAAAGAGATGCTGGATGTAATCGCATCAGCTGACCCATTTCCATTAGGTGAGTTTCCGGAAGTGCGGGATTATCTGGGCACTGCCAAGGCTGAGGGAAGTATCATTCCACTACCTGCTTTTGTGGATATTTTAAAGATTTCGTCCCTGTCTCGACAGGTGAAAAGCTTTTTTAAAGCACGCGCTGATCAGCTTCCGCGAATGGCTAAACTTTCGGAAGGTCTCATCCCGATGAAAGAACTCGAGAAGAGTATTAAGGAAAAAGTTACCGAGCACGGAGAGCTTCGGGATGATGCGAGTCCTGAGTTAAGGGCCATTCGAAAAAAGCTCAATAAGCGAAAATCCGATCTTCGCACTACTATTAATCGTTCTATGAAAGACGCCAACAAGGATGGCATGGCTTCGGATGAAGGGCCAACTATCCGAAATGGACGCATGGTGATTCCAATCCAGGCTGAATTTAAGCGAAAGATTCAGGGCTTTGTGCATGATGTTTCTGCCAGCGGCCAAACGGTTTATATAGAACCGGTGGAAGCCCTGAACCTGAATAATGAAATCCGCCAGTTTGAAGCCGAAGAGCAGCGGGAAATTGAGCGCATCCTGAAAGCACTGACTCAGCATGTGAACAAAAATTCTGAATACATCGACCAGAACCTTTCTTTTCTTGCTGAAATCGATGTTGTATTTGCAAAGGCCAAGCTCACAAACAAATTGGATGGTGAGATTCCCATTATTGCTAAAAACCAGTATTTGAGCATTAAGGAAGCGTATAATCCGATTCTCCGGCTCAAAAATATGAGTGTAAAAAAGAAAGAAGACCGCGAGAAAATTATCCCGTTGTTTCTGCGGCTTGAAGAAGATGAGCAGTGCCTGATGATTACCGGACCCAATGCCGGTGGAAAATCCGTGGCCATGAAAACAGTCGGGCTGATGGCCCTTATGATTCAATCCGGTTATGGAGTTCCAGCTGATCCCACGTCTGAAATCCCTATTTTCTCCGGACTTTTTGTGGATCTTGGGGATGATCAATCTATTGAAAATGACCTGAGTACGTTTTCCTCCCGGCTGAAATGGATGCGTGAAACCATTGAGAATTTTGAGCCCGGAAGTTTGGTTTTAATTGATGAGGCAGCAGCAGGAACAGACCCGGAAGAAGGCGGAGCTCTTTTTCAATCTTTCATTGAGAAGTTGCTCGACCGAAATGGGAAAATTATTGTGACCACACACCATGGTTCGCTGAAAGTGTTTGCTCATGAGCATCCAAAAGCGGTAAACGGGTCTATGGAATTTGATCAGGCTACACTCTCTCCTACCTATAAATTTAAAAAAGGAATTCCGGGCAGCAGCTATGCTTTTGAAATTGCCCAGCGTATGAATCTGGATGAAGAGGTGCTTCAACGGTCACGTATTTTGTTAGGTGAGGCTAAAGATAAAATGGAGTCTTTGATCACCGAACTGGAAACAAAATCACAGCAGGCAGCTGATCTCAAAGAGAAGTATTCCAGGCTCCAGGATAAAGCTGAATCAGAGCGCAAAAAATATGAGAATAAGATTCAGGCTATCGAAAAAGACAAGGAGAAAATCCGGGAAAAAGCATTGAAGGAAGCGAAGTCCATCATGGATTCTGCCAATCAGCGGGTAGAACAAGCCGTTCAGAAGATCGTTGAACAGAATCGGGCGGATAAAGACGAGATCAAGGAAATCCGCAAGGAAGTAGATCAGGAGAAAAAGGAAATTGACCGCTCTTTGGAGGAAATTGAAGAGAAAAAAGAAGAGCGAGAACAAACAACCGATGATCCACCTCAGAAAGGAGATCATGTCCGGTTTAAAGATGGAAATACCACGGGTGAACTGGTGGAAATCAACGGCAAGAATGCGGTGGTACAGGCCGGTGGCTTAAGGCTCAAAACCAAGTACAAAAACCTTGTTAAGGTAGAGAAACAGCAAAAGAAGAAAACAAAAGCCCGATCTTCCATCATGGTGGGCGATAATAGTCTGACGACCGAAATGGTGAAGCCCTCCATCGAAGTGCGGGGAATGAGAACAGAAGATGCTATTCATGAAGTTACCCAATACATCGACCGGGCCGTGTACCGGAATATGAATCAGGTCGAGATTATTCATGGCAAAGGCGATGGAATTTTACGCAGCCAGATTCAATCTTACCTCAACACCCGCAATGATGTGAAAAGTGTGGAAACGGCGCCTATTGAACGAGGTGGAGCTGGTTGTACGGTTGTGGAGTTGAAGTAGAATTTCAGATTTGATCAAATTTTTCAAAAAGAAAATAGAAATAAAAAAGCCAGAGTTGCTCACTCCGGCTTTTCCTATTGATGTAAAGGTTCTCACCCTTCTTCTATTGGCTTGATAATATCACGATATATCTTCCATTCTCCGTCTTCCTTTTTCCAGATAACCATGTATCGTTGAATACCTAAATTTTTACCTTCCTTGTTAGAAACATTGGCTACGCCATAGTCATATATTGCATCACCCAA is a window encoding:
- the ftsZ gene encoding cell division protein FtsZ; amino-acid sequence: MANNSRFFFDEQSQENAKIKVIGVGGGGGNAINNMINMGLESVEYIALNTDAQALKNSMADIKVQVGSALTNGLGAGARPEIGREAVEENRHEIEESIENADMVFVTAGMGGGTGTGGAPVVAGIAKRRGILTVGIVTTPFECEGKVRKKYALEGITELKKNCDTVIVIPNERLLDIADENTSLMDAFAMANEVLYNATRGISDLILMPGLINLDFADVRTTMSDGGAAIMGSATAEGADRAEKAARAAINSPLLDGVSIRGARNVLVNISAGSNLGMRETTTATNIIHDEAGENAEIILGTVLDENFGEDIRVTVIATGFDLAEDRTTAKVASNDKSSLNKAAENAQANMQTNSKKPDVPNRFQRGTGDYYKGENNLKKLDTPSYLRRDLNVRKQEDSIEVPDEEEQKNDAQDNIAPFQSRTERIRKDDTDQPAFLRKIMD
- a CDS encoding nuclear transport factor 2 family protein, translating into MNRVLISLPTFLALISIALLTSCTQVNPQQEKEALTKLLGEFLENVDDPKMHDRLWAEDLVYTGSAGTRHGKDVIMDGMQESESETSQSAGPKYSYDSLHVKVFGKTAALTFRLIAETPDDTLCYLNSGFFEKRDGKWKAVVWQATRMADSSDD
- a CDS encoding LamG-like jellyroll fold domain-containing protein, whose translation is MKYHLSCLREQPFFILLLFILLLPASNIFAQSEDSEPVLHLAFENSVVDSTGLNPDITVEGGQYVEDRNGNPNSAFYFDGIDDAITIADTDNALDSISNSTGITFMLWFKVEGFPEYISRSMFLERYDEFIDDYWKSEGYHFGINNVGFLHVRAGGVGGGNFLVENDQWLHLAVTMKNGDFKTYINGELNAEGERWFKSASDSPITIGSTRFSDQKYIGRMDDLKIYDHVVDVNTIRKAADVRPIIDEKIVDISFSNTIADSSFFQYPIYEFSETGKGDGTFIKDRFGSENQAYDFKNAEKPIRISDEKFYQTFDNREEFTLSTWLYLDSYATKDVEQIIAGVPFNTYGDYPGFVLEMEEGGYLKFYTRDMRLEKKNQLPQNQWVNVAITYDGEKPELFINGKKDQNTRLIRHIGIEKKNIGNEREFYLGSDLNFERNFEGALDDIALYNYVLTENEIQNSVIDYEFEFDQPQESVLTYLPFEGSVTDQADIDNDISIAGGSLTTDRFNNDDRAFSLDQEDFITYNDTDNRIDSLYKGFTFSSWVKIKSLNGTGSYSVLLSREDEGISDKFEVEIRKATRGYFKNSLAFTINGKTTAVSSTDIVEGHWIHLGFTFNGDSLKTFLNGDLLSVSTYETSLSVNDSDLYIGGKAIYGNNEQGFAGSVDDVRLYNYVIEDSTMKSFYDLYTEGRKFKKEQLVYLPFSGSVIDSSANYNDTENIGAKPAKGRFDYNNSAFSFSGDDVIRVIDNTSELDSLYEGLTINAWVKLNESDNHMSIVHRKDSSEYGQFYLGVTKQIFFNINSARLEAYPDLSLKRGEWYMITATFGNNMMHVYLNGELVSSGRYSGRLEMGKSDILIGNNQEGTEPFKGSIDEVKIYNYAVSESAIDEFYQDRFRGYNLEAQNLLQLSFSGSFTDSSSSELLVKSDGGDFAEDRLGNTESAYSFDGIDDAVFIEDSNASLDSVFNALSLTAWVNMRSEGEDYPTSTIISRKDEEYDRYTIEIVDHSIAGHSEDKIGEKIRFQLDDVELTFGAPQIKPGEWFHVAATYDGERVRLYLNGQLVRYDDYKGLITVSDSDLYIGNNAEGNQPFYGEIDEVQIFSYALSDSTIAEMIDIELELAISNEPEPKTEIPADFELSQNYPNPFNPTTNIQFSMPRAGNVSLKVYNTLGREVATLRDDRLSAGSHTVTFDAGNLSSGVYFYQLKYKGLVMTKKMLLIK
- a CDS encoding glycosyltransferase family 4 protein, whose amino-acid sequence is MRIGYITKQNPLNRKAYSGTHYYMYKALENSFEEVIPLGPVDSKYKIIPKIKGRLLRLLSGKVYKYQYDVRLAKRMASIVDQKITDSNPDVLLASLMNPEMAYLKSNLPLYLTADATFTLLNEVYGSHSNLHPLSIKEAKHLEQKAFEKAIKLILPLNWLADSAMKDYGVPSKKIEVIPYGPNLDTNITESELNDIVENRQHSSKVKLLFVGIRWEEKGGPFAVEVLRALTKKGVGAELYIVGCEPEIADKPEEIKVVGFVDKEKEEGRKQLHQLYKDATFFIMPTKAECVGMSFIEAASYGLPSIGSETGGVPEAVVDGETGFICRSSQSPEEVADWIIAVHKNEDRYKKISLQAYSRYKNHMNWENWGKRVLEVIGNELDPH
- a CDS encoding sulfite exporter TauE/SafE family protein; translated protein: MVEIFILLIIGLAAGILAGLMGIGGGIIFTPVLFFLFEAEGVENPVLWTVASGLFCTFVAAFGSTVRQYMQKHIFWVEGIKLGVLGAVGVYLGKLLITSPYYSRTEFVIFFSCMLLYAAFMMFRRGNDKDDEYDREYTKMGLKETSITGGAGGFVAALAGVGGGGIMVPIMNLFYKQPFRKAVSVSHLAMIIMVTSGWMQLAFEPGAISGITGFSVGYVDFGAALPLSLGGLAGGFGGAMLNHKINRTYLQWGFAVLAILMASRLIWGIL
- a CDS encoding PhzF family phenazine biosynthesis protein — its product is MKLPIYQADAFTDHQFGGNPAAVVPLEEWLSDKQMQNIAAENNLSETAFFVEEGDGYRLRWFTPAVEVDLCGHATLAAGHILFEELGYDKNEVIFKTRSGLLTVKKEGGRLSMNFPAVHPEQAEGPAILFQALGIERTSDVYKSDDYMVVLDSEEEVASLQPDFRMLNEVDARGIIVTAPGDEVDFVSRFFAPQSGIDEDPVTGSAHTKTAPYWSQKLKKEELEARQISKRVGNLTCRMKGDRAEILGKAVTYLKGEIILG
- a CDS encoding endonuclease MutS2, which codes for MKLYPNTLLEKLGFDQIRQATLELTQSVRSKELVESLSPSSSKQRVELLTEQTKEMLDVIASADPFPLGEFPEVRDYLGTAKAEGSIIPLPAFVDILKISSLSRQVKSFFKARADQLPRMAKLSEGLIPMKELEKSIKEKVTEHGELRDDASPELRAIRKKLNKRKSDLRTTINRSMKDANKDGMASDEGPTIRNGRMVIPIQAEFKRKIQGFVHDVSASGQTVYIEPVEALNLNNEIRQFEAEEQREIERILKALTQHVNKNSEYIDQNLSFLAEIDVVFAKAKLTNKLDGEIPIIAKNQYLSIKEAYNPILRLKNMSVKKKEDREKIIPLFLRLEEDEQCLMITGPNAGGKSVAMKTVGLMALMIQSGYGVPADPTSEIPIFSGLFVDLGDDQSIENDLSTFSSRLKWMRETIENFEPGSLVLIDEAAAGTDPEEGGALFQSFIEKLLDRNGKIIVTTHHGSLKVFAHEHPKAVNGSMEFDQATLSPTYKFKKGIPGSSYAFEIAQRMNLDEEVLQRSRILLGEAKDKMESLITELETKSQQAADLKEKYSRLQDKAESERKKYENKIQAIEKDKEKIREKALKEAKSIMDSANQRVEQAVQKIVEQNRADKDEIKEIRKEVDQEKKEIDRSLEEIEEKKEEREQTTDDPPQKGDHVRFKDGNTTGELVEINGKNAVVQAGGLRLKTKYKNLVKVEKQQKKKTKARSSIMVGDNSLTTEMVKPSIEVRGMRTEDAIHEVTQYIDRAVYRNMNQVEIIHGKGDGILRSQIQSYLNTRNDVKSVETAPIERGGAGCTVVELK